A genomic stretch from Hemicordylus capensis ecotype Gifberg chromosome 1, rHemCap1.1.pri, whole genome shotgun sequence includes:
- the PNISR gene encoding arginine/serine-rich protein PNISR: MWDQGGQPWQQWPLNQQQWMQSFQHQQDPSQIDWAALAQAWIAQREASGQQGVVEQQGMMPNGQEMSGMEPGPNNHGNFQADPNFNRMWQPEWSMPHQPPHPPPEQPWIPPAPGPMDIVPPSEDSNSQDSGEFAPDNRHIFNQNNHNFGGPPPDNFSMGPVNQFDYQHGATFGPPQGGFHPPYWQPGPPGPPGPPAPPAPPQNRRERPAFRDRQRSPITLPVKQEPPQIDAVKRRTLPAWIREGLEKMEREKQKKLEKERMEQQRSHLSKKEKKQHEETGEEDGPRLPQKSKFDSDDEDEDLDNVEATSSGKVSRSPSPTPQEEQSEPEMTEEEKEYQMMLLTKMLLTEILLDVTNEEIYYVAKDVHRKAIKAPAKQLAQSSALASLTGLGGLGGYGSGDSDDERSDRGSESSDTDDEELRHRIRQKQEAFWRKEREQQLLLEKQLEEEKLQNEKIAKEMSELASKEQNSDSPPHDVKEVEEEEDVFSEKKKSPKETTPDIEPKKEVKEKERPGRSRSKSSSSGSSSANSRSSSSSSSSTASSSSYSSSSGSSRSSSHSSSPKRKKRRSRSRSPSHKVRRSRSRSYSHRNRRERSRSRGKVRERRRSSRHRSVERGERRRNRSPSHDRNWERHRSNSHSRDRLPSHSARSGSHDRRKSEDQRSSVSGNRHKHSHDSKVQERKKERSRSIEKDKKKNRERERDQEKRKEKQRKEEKDSKAGNNDERLKRKRESERTLSRSDSVSSKMLRRDSRQESKRSSTKDSKKHSGSESSTRSSSESPGSSKEKKPKKSKHSRSRSVEKSQRSGKKASRKHKSKSRSRSMTPPRRKR, translated from the exons ATGTGGGATCAAGGTGGGCAGCCTTGGCAACAGTGGCCTTTGAACCAGCAGCAATGGATGCAGTCGTTTCAGCACCAGCAAGATCCGA GCCAGATTGACTGGGCTGCATTAGCTCAAGCATGGATTGCTCAGCGGGAAGCATCGGGACAACAGGGTGTGGTGGAACAGCAAGGGATGATGCCAAATGGCCAGGAGATGTCGGGAATGGAACCTGGTCCAAACAACCatggtaacttccaggctgacCCTAACTTcaacagaatgtggcagccag AATGGAGCATGCCCCACCAGCCCCCTCATCCGCCTCCAGAGCAGCCATGGATTCCTCCAGCCCCAGGTCCAATGGATATTGTTCCTCCATCTGAAGACAGCAACAGTCAGGACAGTGGGGAATTTGCCCCTGACAACAGGCATATATTTAACCAGAACAATCACAACTTTGGGGGACCACCACCTGATAACTTTTCAATGGGGCCAGTGAACCAGTTTGACTATCAG CATGGGGCTACTTTTGGTCCACCCCAAGGTGGGTTTCATCCACCTTACTGGCAGCCTGGACCACCGGGTCCTCCAGGGCCTCCAGCACCTCCTGCACCACCTCAAAACCGAAGGGAAAGACCAGCGTTTAGAGATCGCCAGCGTTCGCCTATCACATTGCctgtgaaacaagagcctcctcaAATAG ATGCTGTTAAACGACGAACTCTACCAGCTTGGATTCGTGAGGGCCTAGAAAAGATGGAACGAGAGAAGCAGAAAAAattggagaaagagagaatggaacagCAACGTTCTCACctgtctaaaaaagaaaagaagcaacaTGAGGAAACGGGAGAAGAGGATGGACCTCGGTTACCACAGAAAAGTAAATTT GATagtgatgatgaagatgaagatctTGATAATGTAGAGGCTACAAGTAGTGGAAAAGTCAGCAGGAGTCCCTCTCCCACTCCTCAAGAGGAGCAGAGTGAACCAGAAATGACAGAGGAAGAAAAGGAGTATCAAATG atgttgctgacaaAAATGCTGCTGACAGAAATTCTCCTAGATGTCACAAATGAAGAAATTTATTACGTGGCTAAAGATGTCCACCGCAAAGCGATAAAAG CTCCTGCAAAACAGCTGGCACAGTCCAGTGCATTGGCTTCCCTTACTGGACTTG GTGGACTGGGTGGTTATGGATCAGGAGACAGTGACGATGAGAGGAGCGACAGAGGCTCTGAGTCATCGGATACTGATGATGAGGAACTGCGACACAGAATCAGGCAAAAACAAGAAGCattttggaggaaggagagagagcagcAACTATTACTAGAGAAACAGCTAGAAG AAGAAAAGCTCCAAAATGAAAAAATTGCAAAGGAGATGAGTGAACTCGCCAGTAAAGAGCAAAACAGCGATTCACCACCACATGATGTGaaagaagtggaggaggaggaggatgtgttTAGTGAAAAGAAAAAGTCTCCAAAGGAAACAACGCCAGATATTGAACCAAAAAAAGAGGTTAAAGAAAAAGAGAGGCCAGGAAGGAGTAGATCCAAAAGTTCAAGCAGTGGCAGCTCAAGCGCTAatagcagaagcagcagtagtagcagcagcagcacagcctcTAGTTCATCCTATAGTAGTAGCTCGGGTAGTAGCCGCAGTTCTTCACATTCTTCCTCccctaaaaggaaaaagagaCGTAGTCGCAGTAGATCACCCTCACATAAAGTTAGGCGCAGCAGAAGCAGGAGTTATTCACACAGAaataggagagagaggagcaggagtAGGGGCAAGGTAAGGGAAAGACGGAGGTCTAGTAGACATAGGAGTGTAGAACGAGGGGAACGGAGACGAAATCGTAGTCCTTCCCATGACAGAAACTGGGAGAGGCATAGAAGCAATAGCCACTCAAGGGATAGACTTCCTAGCCATTCTGCTCGCAGTGGGAGTCACGATAGACGTAAAAGCGAGGACCAGCGTAGCAGTGTAAGTGGAAACAGGCACAAACACAGTCATGATAGTAAAGTtcaggaaaggaaaaaggaacGCAGCAGGAGTATAGAAAAAGATAAGAAAAAGaacagagaaagggagagagaccAGGAGAAGCGCAAAGAGAAgcagagaaaagaagaaaaagacagTAAAGCTGGCAATAATGATGAGAGattgaagagaaaaagagagagtgaaagaaCTCTTTCTCGCAGTGATTCAGTATCTTCAAAAATGTTAAGGCGTGATTCTAGGCAGGAAAGCAAGAGAAGTTCAACCAAAGATAGCAAAAAGCATTCTGGTTCGGAATCTAGCACAAGAAGCAGTTCCGAGTCGCCAGGCAGCAGCAAAGAGAAAAAGCCTAAGAAATCGAAGCATAGTCGGTCACGATCTGTGGAGAAATCTCAAAGGTCTGGTAAGAAGGCAAGCCGCAAACACAAGTCTAAATCACGATCAAG ATCAATGACTCCTCCTCGTCGTAAACGCTGA